CCCAATACGTATGTTTTGAAAAATTGGTTTGCCCCTTGAAGCTGAGATCGTTGCTCAATGGTTTCAACATAGCAGCACCAATTCCAATTCCTCCGAGCAGTATTTTGGGAGAAGTCGTTTTATCGTAACCCAATATCGGATACACAGCTTTTGACCTGGTACCAACCGGCATGTAGAGATTACCATTTGCAGTCACATACCATTCCGCGGGCTTTTTCTGAGAGAAAGACGCACGGCTCATTAAAAGGAAAAGCACACAAAAAATTGCCGGGACCCGATTCATACCTTATAAAATTTTTCGACCAGCGTAGTACCTCCTATTTCCACGACAACCTGATAAATACCTCTGTCCTGACCTTCCAGATCGAACCTAATGCCGTCGGTTGGAATACCAGCTTCTACTTTCAGCTCGCTGATCTGCTTTGCATTGGGGTCGAATATGCGGATCGTGCAAGCCTGGCGCTGATCGTTTTTTATATAAACAGCAATCTGACTGGTAGCCGGATTGGGGTAAGCGACCAGCAAAAGATCCGTTTCTACCTGCGGCTTGTCGCAGCCTGCCAATAAGATCAATAGAGAAAATAATACTAGTAGCTTTCTCATGCTTTCCTGGCTTTTGCAGCCACAAACACGGCGCCGACAACCAGCCCAATCAGCAACAGAGAGCTCACAAGATCTATTTTGTGGCCGACATCTACCGAAACCGGCTCAAACCTGAATTTGATCGTATGCTTTCCGGCTGGTACCCTTACTGCTCGCAGCACATAATTGGCCCTGAGCAGATCAGCAGGTTTATCGTCAATCGTTACTTTCCATTCGTCCCGTACATTATAATATATTTCGGAAAAAACGGCCAGCCCTTCACCTTTTGAATTGCTTTCGTAAATCAGTTCATTGGGCTTGTAACTGATCAGAGTAATCTTCGCGGCTGAATCCGGCTGAATGCTCAGACCTTGCAGCTTTGCAGCAAATTTCTGATCAAGTACTGCCTCTGTACGCGGCTTCAGCGAGTCAAGCGCAGCCATTTCGGCATCCGCGTTGGGAACGATCTTGTAACTGTTCACAAACCAGGCATGCCCGAACGCTTCGGGATTGGTCTGCGCAACTTTGTTGCCTTGCTGGTCACCAGAGATAAAATACTTGGTATTCAGCATATTCAGTATATTAATATTCGGCCTTTCTGTAGCAATTTGCCGTTCGAAAAGTTCCTGGTACCGGCGCAGCTTGGCCCCGTGATAGCCGCCAAGTGATTTGTGAAAATTCGAAGCTTCCGCACTATTGAATGCACCCTGCCGGGCTGTAAGATCGTAAACTTTGTAGTTCGGATCGGGATCGCGCAATATCTGCTCATCAGCTGGTGAAGGTGCCGTATTACCCTGAGCCACGTAATTTGAAACAAAATCTTCACTATTGAGATACCTTTTATCGACACCAAAAAGGTCAAATATCAGCAATAAGAAAAGGACACTGTAAAGTATCACCGGTTTAACCTTTTCAATCATCCACAACCAGATCAGTCCGGCGGTGAGCAGCACAAATATCAAACTTCTGAATGCATCGCTCTTCATCAGGCCGATCCTGTCTTGCACGATTGAATTGACAATCTGCTGCGCAAATGCTTTATCCTGTGTGTTTTGCGCAAACTGTTCTACGGTCATCGCGTCGCCGGCTGCCTGAAAACTGAAAAATAATGTCGGCATCACGGCCATGATCAGCATCAGGCCGCCGGTGATTCCGAGAGAGATCAGGAATGGCTTTTGAAATTCCTTCCAGCTGATTTTTCTCTGAACGACAATGATCAGCGCGAGAATCCCCAGCATTACCATTAGAAGCTGCGCAAGCGACACCGCCATCGTCATCGCCCGGAACTTGTTGAACATCGGAAAATAATCGAAAAACAGATAATTGACCGCTGCAAAGCTTTTCCCCAAAGCCCAGACAATGTAAAGCAGCACCACACCGACTACCCAGGATTTGAGGGGGCTTTTAACAATAAAAATACCGAGTACGAAAAGAAAGAAGACGATCGCTCCGACATAGTTCGGGCCGCCCATAATAGGCTGGTCTCCCCAATACAGCGGCATTTGCTGGATAATACTTTGGGCATTCGCCGCGTCAACCCCTCTCCCTGTGAGTGTTTTGTAAGTTTCAGAATTTGAGGAAAGCGGACCGTACCCTGCCCCGCCATAGGCATTCGGAATGATCAATGTAAGCAGCTCGCCGAAGCCGTAGCTGTACGCAAATGCGTAGGTTTTGTCAAGACCATTCCCTTTTTCAGCACCTTTTGCCGGATCCTTGCTGGTCAGTTCCGACTTCCCGCGGATGGTTTCTTTGGTATAATCATACGCATTCCAGAGTCTGGTAGTATGCGTCCCGACAGCCAGAACAGCCGCCAGACCAAGTCCGCCCAGAATAGGGACGAGCTGTTTAACCGCGCCCTGTTTAATCAAAGAAACACTCTCGATAATTACTAAAATGACAATCCCGATACCCAGATAATAGGTAATCTGCACGTGATTGGCATATAGTTCAAGCGAAAGGAACAGCGCCGTAAGCGCGGCGCCGGCCAGCCAGTGCTTTCTGAAAGCGACTATTACGCCTGCAATCACCCCCGGGGCATACATGATGGCAATCACCTGCGAAATGTGCCCGGCTTCCAGGTTAATTACATTGAATGTTGAAAATGCGAACGCAACTCCCCCCAATGCTGCCAGCCAGCCGCCGGCCCCAAGCACCAGAAAGAGCACATATGCACTCACCATTCCGATCAGCAGATAATTGGCAGGAGCAGGTAAAATTTTATTAATCCCCTGGCCGATCTTCGTGGAAATGCTGGTAGGATAGTCGGTAGCGACCAGATAAGCGGGCATTCCTGCAAAC
This Dyadobacter sp. UC 10 DNA region includes the following protein-coding sequences:
- a CDS encoding T9SS type A sorting domain-containing protein, with amino-acid sequence MRKLLVLFSLLILLAGCDKPQVETDLLLVAYPNPATSQIAVYIKNDQRQACTIRIFDPNAKQISELKVEAGIPTDGIRFDLEGQDRGIYQVVVEIGGTTLVEKFYKV